In Thioclava sp. GXIMD2076, one DNA window encodes the following:
- a CDS encoding bifunctional (p)ppGpp synthetase/guanosine-3',5'-bis(diphosphate) 3'-pyrophosphohydrolase yields the protein MIDVEDLIALVRNYNPQTDDGLIRAAYSYGLQMHEGQFRRSGEPYFTHPVAVAAILTEMRLDDATIVTALLHDTIEDTRASYKEVAGLFGEPIAELVDGVTKLTNLQLSSSETKQAENFRKLFMAMSKDLRVILVKLADRLHNMRTIKSMKPEKQAQKARETMEIYAPLAGRMGMQWMREELEDLAFKVLNPEARTSIIRRFVGLQKETGDVIPKISGDIRLLLEEAKIDADVFGRAKRPYSIWRKMEEKQLAFSRLSDIYGFRVITKTEAECYRVLGLIHHRWRAVPGRFKDYISQPKTNGYRSIHTTVSGRDGKRVEVQIRTRQMHEVAESGVAAHWAYKDGARSSNPFAVDPAQWIATLTERFGEGDHEEFLETVKLEMYSDQVFCFTPKGDVVKLPKGATPIDFAYAIHTRIGNSCVGAKVDGIRVPLWTRLKNGQSVQVITASGQRPQATWLDIVGTGRARASIRKSLREEDRTRFVKLGSELARVAFEHVGRKVSDKALRTAAKALGLTDETEVLARLGSAEITSSEVISVLYPELIHRREETIEPTRAVIGLGADQSFTRAGCCQPLPGERIVGITYRGKGVVIHSIDCPALEDVESEPERWVDLHWQGGQHPPVYTASLKVTISNDAGVLGHICTLIGQQRANISDLNFVDRKPDFYSLIIEVELRDMEHLHRLLTALEAETDVAQVERWRDLSHKP from the coding sequence ATGATCGATGTCGAAGACCTGATCGCGCTCGTTCGCAATTACAACCCGCAGACCGATGACGGGTTGATCCGTGCCGCCTATAGCTACGGGCTACAGATGCACGAAGGGCAGTTCCGCCGGTCCGGCGAGCCCTATTTCACGCATCCGGTTGCGGTCGCCGCGATCCTGACCGAGATGCGCCTCGACGATGCGACCATCGTCACCGCCCTTTTGCATGACACGATCGAAGACACCCGTGCCTCCTACAAGGAGGTCGCAGGGCTGTTTGGCGAGCCTATCGCCGAGCTGGTCGATGGCGTGACCAAGCTGACCAATCTGCAGCTGTCCTCTTCCGAGACCAAGCAGGCGGAAAACTTCCGCAAGCTGTTCATGGCGATGTCGAAGGATCTGCGGGTTATTCTCGTGAAACTGGCGGATCGTCTGCATAACATGCGCACGATCAAGTCGATGAAGCCCGAGAAGCAGGCCCAGAAAGCCCGCGAGACCATGGAGATCTATGCGCCGCTGGCAGGGCGTATGGGGATGCAGTGGATGCGCGAGGAGCTGGAGGATCTGGCCTTCAAGGTGCTCAACCCCGAGGCGCGGACTTCGATTATCCGCCGCTTTGTCGGGCTGCAGAAAGAGACGGGGGATGTGATCCCCAAGATCTCGGGCGACATCCGTCTGCTGCTCGAAGAGGCGAAAATCGACGCCGATGTGTTTGGCCGTGCCAAACGCCCCTATTCCATCTGGCGCAAGATGGAGGAGAAACAGCTCGCCTTCTCGCGCCTGTCCGACATCTACGGCTTCCGGGTTATCACCAAGACCGAGGCCGAATGCTATCGCGTGCTTGGGCTGATCCACCATCGCTGGCGCGCTGTGCCGGGGCGGTTCAAGGATTATATCAGCCAGCCCAAAACCAACGGCTACCGCTCGATCCATACCACCGTATCGGGGCGCGATGGCAAACGTGTCGAAGTCCAGATCCGCACCCGCCAGATGCACGAGGTTGCCGAATCGGGTGTGGCCGCCCACTGGGCCTATAAGGACGGGGCGCGCTCGTCGAACCCGTTCGCGGTCGATCCGGCGCAGTGGATCGCGACCCTGACCGAGCGTTTCGGCGAGGGCGATCACGAGGAATTCCTCGAGACCGTCAAGCTGGAGATGTATTCCGATCAGGTCTTCTGCTTCACCCCCAAAGGCGATGTGGTCAAGCTGCCCAAAGGCGCCACCCCCATCGATTTCGCCTATGCCATCCACACACGGATCGGCAATTCCTGCGTGGGCGCGAAGGTTGACGGTATCCGCGTGCCTTTGTGGACGCGGTTGAAAAATGGCCAGTCCGTTCAGGTGATTACGGCCTCCGGCCAGCGCCCGCAGGCGACATGGCTCGATATCGTAGGCACGGGACGCGCGCGGGCGTCCATCCGCAAATCCCTGCGCGAGGAAGACCGGACCCGCTTTGTCAAACTGGGCTCCGAGCTTGCGCGTGTGGCCTTCGAGCATGTGGGGCGCAAGGTCTCCGACAAGGCGCTGCGCACCGCCGCCAAGGCTTTGGGGCTGACCGACGAGACCGAGGTGCTGGCGCGGCTGGGGTCGGCGGAGATCACCTCGAGCGAGGTGATCAGCGTCCTTTACCCTGAACTGATCCATCGCCGCGAGGAGACTATCGAGCCGACGCGTGCCGTGATCGGCCTCGGCGCCGATCAGAGCTTCACCCGCGCAGGCTGTTGTCAGCCGCTTCCGGGCGAGCGGATCGTGGGTATCACCTATCGCGGCAAGGGCGTGGTCATCCATTCGATCGACTGCCCGGCGCTGGAGGATGTGGAGAGCGAACCCGAGCGCTGGGTCGATCTGCATTGGCAGGGCGGCCAGCATCCGCCGGTCTATACCGCTTCGCTGAAGGTCACGATCTCGAATGATGCAGGTGTGCTGGGGCATATCTGCACCCTGATCGGTCAGCAACGGGCGAATATCTCGGATCTGAATTTCGTGGACCGGAAACCGGACTTTTACTCTTTGATCATAGAGGTGGAGTTGCGGGATATGGAGCATCTCCACCGCCTGTTGACAGCGCTCGAAGCCGAAACAGATGTGGCACAGGTGGAACGCTGGCGCGATTTATCGCATAAGCCCTGA
- a CDS encoding DUF2062 domain-containing protein — translation MKGSKFNVFKRRDKKPVLIAARDALWPRTGWSRAFQYVKHRINRLPDRPQRIARGIAAGVFISFTPFFGLHFFGAAALAWILRGNIIASILGTFFGNPLTFPIIAVSATQFGRFILGEDHPHQTELGQGGSILSPDPQAATTLGEVFARAGHDLVHNLYSVFTPAQTEWGGLKQFFEDVWLPYLVGGLLPGLIAGIVMYYVTLPFISAYQNRRRARLKERLEQARAKLVARSRERTERRASDKAAKRES, via the coding sequence ATGAAGGGAAGTAAGTTCAACGTGTTCAAGCGGCGTGATAAAAAACCTGTCCTGATCGCCGCGCGGGATGCTTTGTGGCCGCGTACGGGATGGTCTCGTGCCTTCCAGTATGTCAAACACCGCATCAACCGCCTGCCGGACCGCCCGCAGCGTATCGCGCGGGGCATTGCGGCTGGGGTGTTCATTTCTTTCACGCCCTTCTTCGGACTGCATTTCTTCGGCGCTGCGGCTCTGGCGTGGATTTTGCGGGGCAATATCATCGCCTCGATCCTCGGCACGTTTTTCGGCAACCCGCTGACCTTCCCGATCATCGCCGTCTCGGCCACCCAGTTCGGGCGGTTCATTCTGGGTGAGGACCATCCGCATCAGACGGAGTTGGGGCAGGGCGGATCAATCCTCTCGCCCGATCCGCAGGCCGCGACCACGCTGGGCGAGGTATTTGCCCGGGCAGGCCATGATCTGGTGCATAACCTTTATTCGGTCTTCACGCCTGCGCAGACCGAATGGGGCGGGCTGAAACAGTTCTTCGAGGATGTCTGGCTGCCCTATCTGGTAGGCGGGCTTCTGCCGGGGCTGATCGCAGGGATCGTGATGTATTACGTTACGTTGCCCTTCATCTCGGCCTATCAGAACCGTCGTCGCGCGCGGCTCAAGGAGCGCCTCGAACAGGCCCGCGCCAAGCTTGTCGCCCGCTCGCGCGAGCGTACCGAACGCCGCGCCAGCGACAAGGCCGCAAAGCGCGAGAGCTGA
- a CDS encoding pyridoxine 5'-phosphate synthase, protein MSKKLRLGVNIDHVATIRNARGSSYPSPVRAAKLAEEAGADGITAHLREDRRHIRDSDIEALRAELSTPLNFEMASTPEMQAIALRHIPHACCIVPEKREEVTTEGGLDVAADQARLTEYLKPLVDAGIRVSMFIGHEPAQIEASAKIGAQVIELHTGHYCDMHFAGRFAERDLELEALAAGAAYAHSLGLEVHAGHGLTYDTVSPIAAIKEIKELNIGHFLIAEAVFLGLRPAVEHMRHLMDAARG, encoded by the coding sequence ATGTCGAAGAAACTCCGTCTTGGCGTGAATATCGATCACGTCGCTACGATCCGTAACGCCCGCGGCTCGTCCTATCCGAGCCCTGTCCGTGCGGCTAAACTGGCCGAAGAGGCGGGGGCTGACGGCATTACGGCGCATCTGCGCGAAGATCGCCGCCATATCCGCGACAGCGATATCGAGGCGCTGCGGGCCGAGTTGAGCACACCCCTGAACTTCGAGATGGCGTCCACTCCCGAGATGCAGGCCATCGCCCTGCGCCATATCCCGCATGCCTGCTGTATCGTGCCCGAGAAGCGCGAGGAGGTGACGACCGAGGGCGGGCTGGATGTCGCCGCCGATCAGGCGCGTCTGACCGAATATCTCAAGCCTCTGGTCGATGCCGGTATCCGTGTCTCGATGTTCATCGGCCACGAGCCGGCCCAGATCGAGGCTTCGGCCAAGATCGGCGCGCAGGTGATCGAACTGCATACCGGCCATTACTGCGATATGCATTTTGCGGGCCGTTTTGCCGAGCGTGATCTCGAACTCGAGGCGCTGGCCGCCGGAGCCGCCTATGCGCATTCGCTGGGGCTCGAGGTCCATGCGGGTCACGGGCTGACCTATGACACCGTCTCGCCCATTGCCGCGATCAAGGAGATCAAGGAGCTCAATATCGGGCATTTCCTGATTGCCGAGGCTGTCTTCCTCGGTCTGCGGCCGGCTGTCGAGCATATGCGCCATCTGATGGATGCGGCCCGCGGTTGA
- a CDS encoding ABZJ_00895 family protein, with protein sequence MNFKRYILVLVATMLGLGVLLTGLSMAGIYIEARSIALIPVIIAAFVEGQCYAQKHERLPTKGDAWRFGLQAGMVVMVLQCLAGAAFYWLVPESFTGLTLAQFAAYVLAALGAIFVLTAVASRFIFRNIAKSTLKAQAKRAARQAKT encoded by the coding sequence ATGAATTTCAAAAGATATATTCTGGTTCTTGTGGCCACGATGCTTGGTCTGGGCGTCTTGCTAACAGGGCTCTCCATGGCGGGCATCTATATCGAAGCCCGATCAATCGCGCTCATCCCCGTCATCATCGCGGCCTTCGTCGAGGGCCAATGCTATGCGCAGAAGCACGAACGCCTTCCGACAAAAGGTGACGCATGGCGTTTCGGTCTGCAGGCGGGGATGGTCGTTATGGTGTTGCAATGTCTTGCAGGCGCGGCCTTCTACTGGCTCGTGCCCGAGAGCTTCACCGGCTTGACGCTTGCACAATTCGCGGCCTATGTGCTGGCCGCCTTGGGCGCCATCTTCGTGCTGACAGCGGTCGCCTCGCGCTTCATTTTCCGGAATATTGCCAAATCGACGCTGAAGGCGCAGGCGAAACGCGCCGCCAGACAGGCAAAGACATGA
- the acpS gene encoding holo-ACP synthase: MIIGIGSDLANIERIQNTLDRFGDRFRNRVFTEVEQAKAEARADIAGTYAKRWAAKEACSKALGTGLRMGISWKDMAVTNLPTGQPVMEVTGWAAERLAQITPAGHEAVIHVTLTDDHPWAQAFVVIEARPLSTPSGAGLS; this comes from the coding sequence ATGATCATCGGTATCGGAAGTGATCTGGCCAATATAGAACGGATCCAGAATACGCTCGACCGTTTCGGGGACCGGTTCCGCAATCGCGTGTTCACGGAAGTCGAACAGGCCAAGGCCGAGGCCCGCGCCGATATCGCGGGCACCTATGCCAAACGCTGGGCGGCCAAGGAGGCTTGCTCGAAGGCGCTTGGCACGGGGCTGCGGATGGGGATCTCGTGGAAGGACATGGCGGTGACCAACCTGCCCACCGGCCAGCCGGTGATGGAGGTCACTGGATGGGCGGCCGAGCGGCTCGCGCAGATCACGCCTGCCGGTCACGAGGCGGTGATCCATGTGACCCTGACGGATGACCATCCCTGGGCACAGGCCTTTGTTGTGATCGAAGCACGACCGCTTTCTACCCCTTCCGGCGCTGGCCTTTCTTGA
- the lepB gene encoding signal peptidase I, translated as MAAKSKPQNGIIETIKTVFWALLIAGVFRTLFFQPFWIPSGSMKDTLLIGDFLFVNKMAYGYSRYSCPFSACPINGRIFAHDPQRGDVVVFRHPTKGVDFIKRLIGLPGDRIQVRDGVLYINDKAVKLESAPDFTEIKEPQGPQGLTPRCANDPVGTGGTCVKERQRETLPNGVTHDILNITTQGFVDNTEVFTVPEGEYFFMGDNRDNSEDSRVPVRAGGVGFVPAEYLIGRADRIMFSSAGRSLFFFWTWRPDRFFKAIE; from the coding sequence ATGGCAGCCAAGTCGAAGCCCCAGAACGGCATCATCGAGACGATCAAGACGGTTTTCTGGGCCTTGCTCATCGCGGGCGTGTTCCGCACGCTCTTCTTCCAGCCCTTCTGGATCCCGTCGGGGTCGATGAAGGATACGCTGCTGATCGGCGATTTCCTGTTCGTGAACAAGATGGCCTATGGCTATTCGCGCTATTCCTGCCCGTTCTCGGCTTGCCCGATCAATGGCCGGATCTTCGCGCATGACCCACAGCGCGGCGATGTGGTGGTGTTCCGCCATCCGACCAAAGGCGTCGATTTCATCAAGCGTCTGATCGGCCTGCCGGGCGACCGTATCCAAGTGCGCGACGGTGTGCTCTATATCAACGACAAGGCCGTGAAGCTGGAAAGCGCCCCCGATTTTACCGAGATCAAGGAGCCGCAAGGTCCGCAGGGCCTGACCCCGCGCTGCGCCAATGATCCGGTGGGCACGGGCGGCACCTGCGTCAAGGAGCGCCAGCGCGAAACCCTGCCCAATGGCGTGACGCATGATATCCTCAACATCACCACCCAGGGATTTGTGGATAACACCGAAGTCTTCACCGTCCCCGAAGGCGAGTATTTCTTCATGGGGGATAACCGCGACAATTCCGAAGACAGCCGCGTGCCGGTGCGCGCAGGCGGTGTGGGCTTCGTGCCTGCGGAATATCTGATCGGTCGCGCCGACCGGATCATGTTCTCTTCGGCAGGGCGGTCGCTCTTCTTCTTCTGGACCTGGCGTCCGGATCGTTTCTTCAAGGCAATCGAGTGA
- the rnc gene encoding ribonuclease III, translated as MKISSDITDFMDRLGHQFDKPELIIRALTHASISTKTRPDNQRLEFLGDRVLGLTMAEALFSADKAATEGQLAPRFNALVRKEACAEVARQIDLGAVLKLGRSEMMTGGRRKEALLADAMEAVIAAVYLDAGFEVARDLVLRLWGDRVDSVDADSRDAKTSLQEWAQARHLAPPKYVTISRDGPDHAPVFEIEAQLENGESARAKARAKRQAEQAAARALLDRMEKKA; from the coding sequence GTGAAAATCTCAAGCGACATAACAGACTTCATGGATCGGCTCGGGCATCAGTTTGATAAGCCCGAGCTGATTATTCGTGCATTGACCCATGCGTCGATCTCCACCAAGACCCGGCCCGACAACCAGCGGCTGGAGTTTCTGGGCGATCGCGTTCTGGGGCTGACAATGGCCGAGGCACTGTTTTCTGCCGATAAAGCCGCCACCGAAGGCCAGCTTGCGCCGCGTTTCAACGCGCTGGTGCGCAAGGAAGCCTGCGCCGAAGTGGCCCGCCAGATCGATCTGGGTGCGGTGCTCAAACTCGGACGCTCCGAGATGATGACCGGCGGCCGCCGCAAGGAGGCTCTTCTGGCCGATGCGATGGAAGCCGTGATCGCCGCCGTCTATCTGGATGCCGGTTTCGAGGTCGCGCGCGATCTGGTGCTGCGTCTTTGGGGAGACCGTGTCGACAGCGTGGATGCCGATAGCCGTGACGCCAAGACCTCGTTGCAGGAATGGGCGCAGGCCCGTCACCTCGCACCGCCGAAATATGTTACCATCTCGCGGGACGGGCCGGACCACGCGCCCGTCTTCGAGATCGAAGCCCAACTTGAAAATGGCGAAAGCGCCCGTGCCAAGGCCCGTGCAAAACGTCAGGCCGAACAGGCCGCAGCCCGAGCCCTGCTCGACCGGATGGAGAAGAAAGCATGA
- the era gene encoding GTPase Era has product MTEETRAGFVALIGEPNAGKSTLLNRMVGAKVSIVTHKVQTTRARIRGVAMAGQSQIVFVDTPGIFRPRRRLDRAMVKAAWGGAADADVVVLLVEAHRGLTGGVEAIIEALRERGGDQPVALAINKIDKVKSEDLLALTQKLNDAFPFVKTFMISAERGHGVEDLREWLAGEVPAGPWLYPEDQIADLPMRMIAAEITREKLTLRLHEELPYQLTVETDHWTDREDGTTRIDQVIYVARDGHKGIVLGKGGETIKGVSTAARADLCEFLGKTVHLFLQVKVRPNWLEERDRYSEMGLDFKDGD; this is encoded by the coding sequence ATGACCGAAGAGACCCGCGCAGGCTTTGTTGCCCTGATCGGCGAGCCCAATGCCGGTAAATCGACGCTGCTGAACCGGATGGTGGGCGCGAAAGTGTCGATCGTCACGCATAAGGTCCAGACCACCCGCGCGCGTATCCGTGGTGTGGCGATGGCGGGCCAGAGCCAGATCGTCTTCGTGGATACCCCCGGTATCTTCCGCCCGCGCCGCCGTCTGGACCGCGCGATGGTTAAGGCCGCTTGGGGTGGCGCAGCGGATGCCGATGTGGTGGTGCTCCTGGTCGAGGCCCATCGCGGTCTTACCGGTGGTGTCGAGGCGATCATCGAGGCGCTGAGGGAACGCGGGGGCGACCAGCCGGTCGCACTGGCGATCAACAAGATCGACAAGGTGAAATCCGAGGATCTTCTGGCGCTGACCCAGAAACTCAACGACGCTTTCCCCTTTGTGAAGACCTTCATGATCTCTGCCGAGCGCGGCCATGGGGTCGAGGATCTGCGCGAATGGCTGGCAGGAGAGGTTCCTGCAGGCCCGTGGCTCTATCCCGAGGACCAGATCGCCGATCTGCCGATGCGGATGATCGCCGCCGAGATTACCCGCGAGAAGCTGACCCTGCGCCTGCATGAGGAACTGCCCTATCAGCTCACCGTCGAGACCGATCACTGGACCGATCGCGAGGATGGCACCACCCGTATCGATCAGGTGATCTATGTCGCGCGCGACGGCCATAAGGGTATCGTGCTGGGCAAGGGGGGCGAGACCATCAAGGGCGTGTCCACCGCCGCTCGTGCCGATCTGTGCGAATTCCTCGGCAAGACCGTGCATCTCTTCTTGCAGGTGAAGGTGCGTCCGAACTGGCTCGAAGAGCGCGACCGCTATTCCGAGATGGGGCTGGATTTCAAGGACGGCGATTGA
- a CDS encoding DUF1491 family protein has protein sequence MLTAEFWVKAYLKRLELANIPAYVTAHGNDASGAVLVKCARLDGTAEAFQRSFDLMTGARKWMSLVSGPEPDVDASIRKQRSFDRDLWVIEIESREGVTLLDEDGLMD, from the coding sequence ATGCTGACGGCGGAATTCTGGGTGAAGGCCTATCTCAAACGGCTCGAGCTTGCGAATATTCCGGCCTATGTGACGGCGCATGGCAATGATGCCTCGGGCGCGGTGCTGGTGAAATGCGCCCGCCTTGATGGCACCGCCGAGGCTTTTCAGCGCAGTTTCGATCTGATGACGGGCGCGCGCAAATGGATGTCTCTGGTGTCGGGCCCCGAGCCCGATGTCGATGCCTCGATCCGCAAACAGCGCAGCTTCGACCGTGACCTCTGGGTGATCGAGATCGAGAGCCGCGAGGGCGTCACGCTGCTGGATGAAGACGGTTTGATGGATTGA
- the recO gene encoding DNA repair protein RecO: MDWVDQGTILTSRPQGETSRLIEVFTVTHGRHAGIVRGGASRKMAAHLQPGSHVSVTWRARLADQLGSFTVEPLKSRAGAMADRMALLGLNSTCALLAFALPDREAHPALYHRSEPLFDVIGQAHEGWILDYLRWEMSLLEDLGYGLDLTRCAVTGSFDDLAYVSPKTGRAVSRAGAGDWAPRLLPLPQFLLGQGPASLAEVEAGLGLTGHFLNAHLAPALGNRPLPAARARLVEALARL, translated from the coding sequence ATGGACTGGGTTGATCAAGGCACCATCCTGACCAGCCGTCCTCAGGGCGAGACCTCGCGCCTGATCGAGGTGTTTACCGTAACCCATGGCCGCCATGCGGGCATCGTGCGGGGCGGGGCCTCGCGCAAGATGGCCGCGCATCTGCAACCGGGCAGCCATGTAAGCGTGACGTGGCGGGCACGTCTGGCCGATCAGCTGGGGTCCTTTACTGTCGAGCCTCTGAAATCCCGCGCGGGGGCCATGGCCGACCGGATGGCGCTTCTGGGGCTCAATTCGACCTGCGCTCTGCTGGCTTTCGCGCTGCCCGACCGCGAGGCGCATCCTGCCCTTTATCACCGCTCCGAGCCTCTGTTCGATGTGATCGGTCAGGCCCATGAGGGCTGGATACTGGATTATCTGCGCTGGGAAATGAGCCTGCTGGAGGATCTGGGCTACGGGCTGGACCTCACGCGCTGTGCGGTAACCGGCAGTTTTGACGATCTGGCCTATGTCAGCCCCAAAACGGGCCGAGCGGTCAGCCGTGCGGGCGCGGGCGATTGGGCGCCGCGCCTTCTGCCCTTGCCGCAATTCCTGCTGGGGCAGGGGCCTGCCTCGCTGGCCGAGGTCGAGGCGGGGCTGGGGCTGACGGGCCATTTCCTGAACGCCCATCTGGCCCCCGCTCTGGGCAACCGCCCGCTGCCTGCCGCACGGGCGCGTCTGGTCGAGGCGCTCGCCCGCTTGTGA
- a CDS encoding N-acetyltransferase family protein has translation MIRDARATDAEDILEIYNDAVETTTAIWNEILVDAENRRAWIAERQAAGFPVFVTEIDGKVMGYASYGPYRPHDGYALSIEHSVYVHPSMRGRGLGTPMLEALITHARAAGKHVMVAAISEDNPGSIRLHERLGFVETGRMPEVGRKFGRWLNLVLLQLKLDDRPAP, from the coding sequence ATGATCCGTGACGCGCGCGCGACTGATGCCGAGGATATTCTGGAAATCTACAATGACGCGGTAGAGACCACGACCGCGATCTGGAACGAGATCCTCGTCGATGCCGAGAACCGCCGCGCATGGATTGCCGAGCGTCAGGCGGCAGGGTTTCCGGTCTTTGTCACAGAGATCGACGGCAAGGTGATGGGCTATGCAAGCTATGGCCCCTATCGCCCCCATGATGGCTATGCGCTGAGCATCGAGCATTCGGTCTATGTGCATCCGTCGATGCGCGGGCGCGGGCTCGGCACGCCGATGCTCGAGGCGCTGATCACCCATGCACGCGCGGCGGGCAAACATGTGATGGTCGCGGCAATTTCCGAGGACAATCCCGGCTCGATCAGGCTGCATGAACGGCTGGGCTTCGTTGAAACGGGCCGCATGCCGGAGGTGGGGCGCAAATTCGGGCGCTGGCTCAATCTGGTGCTGTTGCAGCTGAAGCTGGACGACCGGCCCGCGCCCTAA
- a CDS encoding acyl-CoA dehydrogenase family protein: MAHDGAEMSMKGIMAGLTGLTGATLPEIAALVAGAKDALRAKVTKDGRISAAALEDHQFQAHALAWLATYEESLKQLHAWAARAGETGLGTIDALLLQIGFGEYLNQIAGGIPMSQGEIARLSDLEISWTPSAEARELMAHGNSPQARQTLVAELRELQGRSIFGTSGLDEELEMVREQFYRYAEEKVKPFAHEWHLKDELIPMETIGELAELGVFGLTIPEEYGGFGMSKAAMAVVTEELSRGYIGVGSLGTRSEIAAELILCGGTEEQKQKWLPGLASGEILSTAVFTEPNTGSDLGSLRTRAVKEGDDWVITGNKTWITHAQRTHVMTLLARTDPATSDYKGLSMFLAEKTPGTDDTPFPTEGMTGGEIEVLGYRGMKEYELAFDGFRVKGENLLGGEEGRGFKQLMETFESARIQTAARAVGVAQSACEVAMQYAIDRKQFGKSLIEFPRVAGKIAMMAAEIMIARQLTYFSAWEKDHGHRCDLEAGMAKLLGARVAWSAADNGLQIHGGNGFALEYQISRILCDARILNIFEGAAEIQAQVIARRLLG, from the coding sequence ATGGCGCATGACGGGGCGGAGATGAGCATGAAGGGCATTATGGCAGGGCTGACCGGGCTGACGGGAGCGACCCTGCCCGAGATCGCCGCTCTGGTGGCCGGGGCCAAGGACGCCTTGCGCGCGAAGGTCACCAAGGACGGGCGCATCTCGGCAGCGGCCCTCGAGGACCACCAGTTCCAGGCCCATGCGCTGGCATGGCTTGCCACCTATGAGGAGAGCCTCAAACAGCTCCATGCATGGGCGGCGCGCGCGGGCGAGACCGGCCTCGGCACCATCGATGCGCTCCTGCTGCAGATCGGCTTCGGCGAATATCTCAACCAGATCGCGGGCGGCATCCCCATGAGCCAGGGCGAGATCGCGCGCCTGTCGGATCTGGAGATCAGCTGGACCCCTTCGGCCGAGGCGCGCGAGTTGATGGCGCATGGCAATAGCCCGCAAGCGCGCCAGACGCTCGTGGCCGAACTGCGCGAGCTCCAAGGGCGCTCGATTTTCGGCACCTCCGGTCTCGACGAGGAGCTGGAGATGGTGCGCGAGCAGTTCTACCGCTATGCCGAGGAAAAGGTGAAACCTTTCGCCCATGAATGGCACCTGAAGGACGAGCTGATCCCGATGGAGACGATCGGGGAACTGGCAGAGCTCGGCGTGTTTGGCCTGACCATCCCCGAGGAATATGGCGGTTTCGGCATGTCCAAGGCGGCGATGGCCGTGGTCACCGAGGAACTGTCGCGCGGCTATATCGGCGTGGGCTCGCTGGGCACGCGCTCCGAGATCGCGGCCGAGCTGATCCTGTGCGGCGGCACGGAGGAGCAGAAGCAGAAATGGCTCCCCGGTCTGGCTTCGGGCGAGATCCTGTCGACTGCCGTCTTTACCGAACCGAATACCGGCTCCGATCTGGGGAGCTTGCGCACCCGCGCCGTGAAGGAGGGCGATGACTGGGTGATCACCGGCAACAAGACATGGATCACCCATGCGCAGCGCACCCATGTGATGACTCTTCTGGCCCGCACCGACCCTGCCACGAGCGACTATAAGGGCCTGTCGATGTTCCTCGCCGAAAAGACGCCGGGCACCGATGACACCCCCTTCCCCACCGAAGGCATGACCGGCGGCGAGATCGAGGTGTTGGGCTATCGCGGCATGAAGGAATACGAGCTGGCCTTTGACGGTTTCCGCGTGAAGGGCGAGAACCTTCTGGGCGGCGAGGAGGGCCGTGGCTTCAAGCAGCTGATGGAGACATTCGAATCCGCCCGCATCCAGACCGCCGCGCGCGCGGTCGGCGTAGCGCAATCGGCCTGCGAAGTGGCGATGCAATATGCCATCGACCGCAAGCAGTTCGGCAAATCGCTGATCGAGTTCCCGCGCGTCGCCGGCAAGATCGCGATGATGGCCGCAGAGATCATGATCGCCCGCCAGCTGACCTATTTCTCGGCATGGGAAAAGGATCACGGCCATCGCTGTGACCTCGAGGCGGGCATGGCGAAACTGCTGGGCGCCCGCGTCGCATGGTCAGCCGCCGATAACGGGTTGCAGATCCATGGCGGCAACGGTTTCGCGCTGGAATACCAGATCTCGCGCATCCTGTGTGACGCCCGCATCCTCAATATCTTCGAGGGCGCCGCCGAGATCCAGGCGCAGGTGATCGCCCGCCGCCTTCTGGGCTGA